CACCGCCTTGCGGGTCAGCACGTCGACCACGGCCTCCTGGAAGGAGGCGGCCACGTCCCGGACCGGCACCTCCTCGCCGGCCGCGCGCCTGGCCTCGATCCAGCGGGCCACGGCCGTCTTCAGACCGGAGAAGGAGAAGTCGTAGGCGGGGTCGCGGGGGCCGGTCAGGCCGCGCGGGAAGGCGATCGCCTCCGGGTCGCCCTCGCGCGCGTACCGGTCGATGACCGGCCCGCCCGGAAAGCCCAGGTTCAGCACGCGGGCGATCTTGTCGAAGGCCTCGCCGGCCGCGTCGTCGATGGTCGAGCCCATCGGCCGTACGTCGGAGGTGATGTCCTCGGACAGCAGCAGGGAGGAGTGGCCGCCGGAGACCAGCAGGGCCATCGTCGGCTCCGGCAGCGGGCCGTGCTCCAGCTGGTCGACGCAGATGTGCGAGGCCAGGTGGTTGACGCCGTACAGGGGCTTGCCCAGGGCGTAGGCGTACGCCTTGGCCGCCGAGACGCCGACGAGCAGGGCGCCCGCGAGGCCGGGGCCCGCGGTGACCGCGATGCCGTCGAGGTCCCTCGCCGAGACGCCGGCCTCCTGCAGCGCGCGGTCGATGGTGGGGACCATCGCCTCCAGGTGCGCGCGGGAGGCCACCTCCGGGACGACACCGCCGAAGCGGGCGTGCTCGTCGACGCTGGAGGCGACGGCGTCCGCCAGCAGGGTGGTGCCGCGGACGATGCCGACGCCGGTCTCGTCGCAGGAGGTCTCGATGCCGAGGACGAGCGGTTCGTCAGCCATTGATCTCGGTTCCTTGTACAGATGAGGCGGGGTCGGTCAGGCGCATGACCAGGGCGTCCACATTGCCCGGCTGGTAGTAGCCGCGCCGGAAGCCGATCGGTTCGAAGCCGAAGCGCTCGTACAGCTTCTGGGCGCGGACGTTGTCCACCCGGCACTCGAGCATCACCTCGTGGCACTCGAACGCGGTCGCCGCGCGCAGCAGCTCGGCCAGCAGCCGGGCGCCGAGTCCGGTGCCCTGGTGGTCGCGGGCCACGGCGATGGTCTGGACGTCGCCCTGCTCGCCGGCGGCGACCAGCCCGGCGTAGCCGACGATCCGGCCGCCGGTCTCGGCCACGACATAGCGCCGGGTCGCCTCGGCGCCCCGGGCGTGGGCCAGCTCGGACCAGAACATGCCCCGGGACCAGGCGTCCTCGGGGAACAGGTCCTTCTCCAGCTCGAGGACCGGGTCGATGTCCCACCAGCGCATCTCGCGCAGTCGTACGGTCACTTCGGGGTGACCACCTTGTAGTTCTTGGGGACCTGGGCGTCCGGCCGGCGCAGGTACAGCGGCCGGGGTGCGGGCAGCTCCTCGCCGGCGGCCAGCCTCTCGGCGGCGAGCGAGGCGAGGGCGGCGGCGGAGACGTGCTCGGGCTCGTGCGCGCTCGGGAACGTGTCCGGGTAGAGCAGCGCGCCCGCGCCGACCGCGGGCAGGCCCGCGACCCGCTC
This genomic interval from Streptomyces sp. NBC_00557 contains the following:
- the rimI gene encoding ribosomal protein S18-alanine N-acetyltransferase, which produces MRWWDIDPVLELEKDLFPEDAWSRGMFWSELAHARGAEATRRYVVAETGGRIVGYAGLVAAGEQGDVQTIAVARDHQGTGLGARLLAELLRAATAFECHEVMLECRVDNVRAQKLYERFGFEPIGFRRGYYQPGNVDALVMRLTDPASSVQGTEING
- the tsaD gene encoding tRNA (adenosine(37)-N6)-threonylcarbamoyltransferase complex transferase subunit TsaD, yielding MADEPLVLGIETSCDETGVGIVRGTTLLADAVASSVDEHARFGGVVPEVASRAHLEAMVPTIDRALQEAGVSARDLDGIAVTAGPGLAGALLVGVSAAKAYAYALGKPLYGVNHLASHICVDQLEHGPLPEPTMALLVSGGHSSLLLSEDITSDVRPMGSTIDDAAGEAFDKIARVLNLGFPGGPVIDRYAREGDPEAIAFPRGLTGPRDPAYDFSFSGLKTAVARWIEARRAAGEEVPVRDVAASFQEAVVDVLTRKAVRACKDEGVEHLMIGGGVAANSRLRALAEERCEKAGIRLRVPRPKLCTDNGAMVAALGAEMVARNRAASGWDLSADSSLPVTDPHVPADHDHLHEAGKENLYS